The Deinococcus malanensis DNA segment AAGGCACCCACGTGCATGCCCTGTTCCGTGCGCTGGGTACGCCGGAACTCGACGAAACCATCTGTGCGACCGCCGGTACCGAGGCGTGGAGCATGGGCTACGGGACGCGCTACTCGGTGGACCCGCCGGACGTGGCTCATGCCCGCCTGATCGTGCTGTGGGGCATCAACAGCCTGTCGACCAACAGCCACCTCACCCCCCACCTCACCGCTGCCCGCAAAAGTGGCGCCCGGATCATCTGTGTGGACCCGTACCGCAACCGCACCGCTGCCTTCGCCGACGAGCACCTGAAAATCCGGCCTGGGACCGACGCGGCGCTGGCCCTGGGGGTCATGCACGAGCTGTTTGCGCAAGGCTGGACCGATGAGGCCTACATTGCCGAGGCCACCACCGGCGTGGAAGAGCTGCGCGTTGCCGCTGCAGAATGGACCCCCGAACGTACCGCGCAGGTCACGGGACTGGACGCCGGGCAGGTTCGTGCCTTCGCCCAGGCAATCGGCACCACACGTCCCAGCTATTTCCGGGTGGGGTACGGCATGACCCGTCATGAGTCCGGTGGCACCAACCTGCGCGCCGTAACGCTGCTGCCGGCGCTGACCGGCGACTGGCGCCTGCGTGGGGGGGGCTGCAGCTTAAGTGCCAGCGGCGCCTTCAAGCTTAACCGCTCGCAACTGGGGGCCGCACACCTGATCCGCCCCGACACGCCGCATGTGAACATGAATGAGCTGGCCGGTGCACTGAGGCCGGAGGCGGGCCTGGGCGCTCTGGTCGTGTACAACACCAACCCGGCGGTGGTGGCTCCGGATGCCGGTCGGGTGCGCGCCGGTCTGCAGCGCGAGGACCTGTTTGTGGTGGTGCTGGAGCAGGCCATGACCGAAACGGCCCGGCTGGCCGATTACGTGCTGCCTGCCACCACTTTTGCCGAGCACGCCGACCTGTACACCAGCTACGGCCATCACTTCCTGGGCTACAACCCGGCCGCGCTGGAGGCCCCGGGCGAGGCCCGCCCGAACTCGTGGGTCATGCAGGAACTTGGCCAGCGCCTGGGCGTGACGGAGCCCAGCGTGTACTGGACGGTGGATGAGCTGATTACGGCCCTGCTGGAAACGGACCACCCGCATTTGGCTGGCATCACACTGGAACGGCTCAAGGCCGAGGGCAGCGTGCGCCTCAACCTGCCCGAAGAGTTTCTGCCGTATGCATATGGCGCCGAGACGCCCAGCGGCAGGGTGCAGTTCTCTCCGGCGCCGCAGCACCGTGAGGCCCTGGCCACACTGAATGACGAGTATCCGGTAAGGCTGCTCACGCCACCCGCGCACCACTTCCTGAACAGCACCTATGGCGTGCTGGACAATCTCAACCGCGCCGAGGGCAGTGAGCCCCACGTGCTGGTCCACCCGGACGACGCGGCCCGTTCGGGTCTGAACGACGGAACCTACGCGTGGCTGCAAAGCGAGGTGGGGCAGGTACGCCGCCGCGTGAAGATCACCGACGTGACCCAGCCGGGCACCGCGGTGGTGGAGGGCACATGGTGGGGCCTGTCCGCGCCGGACGGAACGAGCATCAATGAACTGACGGCGCAGACCCTGACGGACCTGGGCGCTGGCAGCACCTTCCACAACACCCGGGTGCGGCTCAGCCCTGCGGCACAAAGCTCAGTCTGAGCATCAGCCTGTTCCCGGCGTGTTTCAGGGAATTGATCACTGCACCTGCCGCAGGCGAAGGGCAGTTCAGGCCTTGTTTACGGCAACCTGCCGGACCGGCTCGAAGCCGTACTTACCGAATGACCCCCAGCCCTGGTAATGGTTGAACTCGCAGCGGTAGCGTCAGAAAGTGCCCTTGCGGGACGCCACCCGGATGAAGATGCTGCCGGGTGTGCAGGTGCGTCCAGGCCTGACCGAAGCTCTTCTGGCGTGTTCGGGATGTACAGGTCCGTATGGCCAGCGGCATCGAGTTTGCTCAGGGTGGGGTGAATGGTATTCAGCCGTCCAGCATGGCCTTCCATCCAGCCAGATCCTCACCCACGGTCAGCACCTTGCCGGCACGGACCAGCGGGAGCTTCAGCAAATCGGGTGTCTCGATGACCCTGGCGATCACGCCGTCCTCGGTGGTGCGCAGGTAGGCGAGATTGCTCTGGGCGTAGGCCTTGCCGTCCAGATCGAGCAGGGCATTCAGGCCAAATTTCTGTACGAAGCGCGCCAGTTCGCCTTTGGCGATGGGCCGCTCCCTGAGATCCACCATATGGATCTTGATCTTCCGCTCCTTGAAGAAGCGCTCGGCGGCCCGGGTCGC contains these protein-coding regions:
- a CDS encoding molybdopterin oxidoreductase family protein — its product is MTREVLLTCPLDCPDACRLKITVAPVEDARTGQVAERMVKLTGDAAHPITRGFACVKTVHYPARANHPERPLYPMRRVNAKTEPEPVFERVGWAEALDDIAARLRVLLDSRGPQSVLRYNYAGTMGLMEGTHVHALFRALGTPELDETICATAGTEAWSMGYGTRYSVDPPDVAHARLIVLWGINSLSTNSHLTPHLTAARKSGARIICVDPYRNRTAAFADEHLKIRPGTDAALALGVMHELFAQGWTDEAYIAEATTGVEELRVAAAEWTPERTAQVTGLDAGQVRAFAQAIGTTRPSYFRVGYGMTRHESGGTNLRAVTLLPALTGDWRLRGGGCSLSASGAFKLNRSQLGAAHLIRPDTPHVNMNELAGALRPEAGLGALVVYNTNPAVVAPDAGRVRAGLQREDLFVVVLEQAMTETARLADYVLPATTFAEHADLYTSYGHHFLGYNPAALEAPGEARPNSWVMQELGQRLGVTEPSVYWTVDELITALLETDHPHLAGITLERLKAEGSVRLNLPEEFLPYAYGAETPSGRVQFSPAPQHREALATLNDEYPVRLLTPPAHHFLNSTYGVLDNLNRAEGSEPHVLVHPDDAARSGLNDGTYAWLQSEVGQVRRRVKITDVTQPGTAVVEGTWWGLSAPDGTSINELTAQTLTDLGAGSTFHNTRVRLSPAAQSSV
- a CDS encoding ArsC/Spx/MgsR family protein; translated protein: MSDLQVQIFGVKKSAATRAAERFFKERKIKIHMVDLRERPIAKGELARFVQKFGLNALLDLDGKAYAQSNLAYLRTTEDGVIARVIETPDLLKLPLVRAGKVLTVGEDLAGWKAMLDG